Sequence from the Burkholderiaceae bacterium DAT-1 genome:
GACATTACCCGATTCACGCTTAGCCAGCCCCTTCGACATCATGATGATGTCGAGCGCCTGATCCCACGGCACATCCTTCATGCGCAGCGTGACGCTCCCTTTAACGGTATCGCTGGTGATCACATTCTTGCCATTTTCGTTGGCAATCAGTTGCAACAGCGAGCGAACCTCGATGTCCTGCATGTTAAAGGTGATTTTTTCACCCTTATAAACCGGCTTTTCCAGCAAATCAAGTCGCTTGGCTTGCTCGTCGAGATTCTTGATTTCAACGATAAAGCGATTGTCCGTCTGGTAGGCGGAGTGTTCCCAGTTTCCCTTAGGCGACACCACCATCTTTACTGTTTCGCCACGCGAATAGGTATCAATGGCCTGAACCGGTGTACCAAAATCCGACACATCCATGCGACGCTCAAGCTGATGCGGCACTGACGTCTTGGCGAATTCCAGCACCAGGTCTTTGCCTTGCTGGCGGATATCTATCCCAATTTTTGGGCTGGAGAGATCGACGATAATGCGACCCTCACCACTGGTGCCTCGACGGAAATCAACACTCTTCACCGTCTCTTTTTGTGCATTGAGCGATTGCGAGAAATGCGTCGTATCGCTGGCTACCACAGATGGGCCGGCAGGCTTCTCCAGGACGACAAACAGTCGATTATTATCGACGCGCGTCTCATATCCCACGCTATTCACCAGGTTGAGCACCAGTCGGGTACGACCGTTTGCTTCCGCCAGATTGATATTGCGGATGTTGGGTGAACTCACGGGAATGGCAGATTTGCCAGTCTCGTTGTTGGTATTCACGAAATCCAGTGCAATCCTAGGTGGCGTATTCACCGAAAAGCTAGCCGGTAGCTTTACCGGGTTCTGCATGGTTACGATGACGATCTGGCGGTCGTTGTTATCTGTTTTGATATCAACAGACTTGATTGCATTGGTATCATCGGCATGCGTAAAGAGCGCAGACATCGCCATAACGATATACGCGAACCAAGCACTTTTAATTTGCTTCATCATTTGGCGTGCTCCGAAACATCCAGGGCGAGCGACGTTTTGCGCTCAACCCAATCACCGCTACTGTCTTCGACAATTTCTTTCAAAACCACATCGGCATCGCTGATAGACACGACGACCCCAAAGTTCTGGCCGATATAGTTGCCTACGCGTACGCGGAATAGCCCTTTGTCCGGCGTTTGAATCAGGGCGCTCAGTGTTTTACCCTGCATCACGGTGCCGACCATTTTCAGCTTCTCAAGATCATAGCCCTCGAGAATCTCCCTTGATCTGGAAAGGTCTGGAGCCAATGCACCACCGCCCCCAGCACCTTTACGCGCCACCGCCAGCTTGCCCTGATTAAATGGATCAGTCAGATCAAATGCGTTATAGACCAGAGGCTGATACGGCTTCACCTCGGGCAGCGGCTCCATCTTGCCTTTCATGTCCTTGGTACTCTCTGACATCCAGGTCTTGATATCGCCAAACTCTTCATTGGCACATGCGGCCAACAAGCAACACAATACGATGGATGTTCTAGCCAGATAGTTGCGCATGATCATCCTCAACTCTTGCTCTTTTTCTTGGCCGCATTGACTTCTTCTGCATCCAAGGCACGGTATGTTTTTGCAATCGCATGAAGCGACAGCTGTCCGCCAGACACGGGTGTAATTTGAATATCTTCAAGCGTTACAATCCGCGACAACTGGGCAATATCACTCACAAACGCAGCCAAATCGTGGTACGAACCCACGACGATCAGCTCAATCGGTCGCTCGGCAAACTCAGCCGTTTTAACTTCATTTTGCGCAGGGCGGAAAAGATCCGACTGCAATCCGCGCCCCACCCCGGCCTGGCTGATTTCGGTAATCAGCGATTCCATTTCAGCTTTACTGGGCAATTGCTTGAGCAAGGCACCAAAGGCCAACTGAATATCATTCAGCTGCTCTTTGTAAGCCTCAAGATTGATCGCCTTCTGTTTCTTCTCAAGAAACGCCTGCTTGAGCGATTCTTCCTGCAGACGTCCCTGACTGAGGACATCGCGCTGACCATCCAGCACCAGAAAATATCCCAGCACCACAATGAGCAAACTCATGCCGAGCAGCATAACCAGCTGCACGGGCATCGGCCAGCTACCGATGTCCTTGGCATCTAGATTTTTGAAATCATCCAGAGAGATTTTCATACTCATTTCTGGTCTCCCTGAGGTGGGCCTTTTTTACCGGCCTTTTTGTCCTTGCTATCCTCAAGTGCCTCACGCACCACTTTGATTGTCAGGGTAAATTCGCTTACACGCTGACCACTCAGCTGCGCACCCCGGATTTCTACAGGGAAAGGCAGTTGGAACTCGGGAGAGTCGGACAGGGAACGCATCAGCGTCGACACCCGCGCACCCGACTGTGCATATCCAGACAATGTAATCAGTTCACCGGACTGCTTCAGATCCTTGAAGTAAATGCCTTCTGGTGTCTGGCGAATCAGCTGATCGAGAATATTGACCGCCTCGGCACGATTGGTCTGCAGGCGTTCAACGACTTTCTTGCGATCGAGCAGGAGCTGACGTTCCTTCTTCAAGGTTTCGATTTCAGCAATCTGTTTGTCCAGTTTGCTGTTCTCTTCTTGCAGAAAGGCGTTCCGACTGTCTTGCATCGCGATTTCGGCGCTCAGCATCAGATAGCCTGCCCCCACGATGGCAACACCGGTCAGCGCAGCCACAAATGCTACGACAGCAAATCGAGCTGCGCGCGCTTTGCGCTTTTGCTCCCGGTGCGGCAGCAGATTAATGCGAATCATGGGTCAAACCTCCTCAGGGCCAAGCCGCAGGCAATCATCAGAGAAGGTGCATCCATTAACAACTGACGATGCTTGATTCGGCTGGAAGGAATCATGCTGATAAAGGGATTGGCAATCATCGTACTGATCTGCGTACGATTATTCACCACTTCATCCAGCCCCTGAATGACGCTACATCCACCCGCCAACAAGATGTGATCCACAGTGTTGTACTGGGTCGAGGTAAAAAAGAACTGCAGTGCACGGGAAATTTCGAGTGCCAGCGACTCCATAAAGGGACGCAACACTTCCGGCTCGTAGGAATCCGGCAGACCACCATTTCGCTTCGCAGCTTCCGCCTCTTCTGAAGAAAGACTGAAGCGACGCTGGATATCCTGAGTGAGCTGATTCCCGCCGAATGCTTGTTCGCGTGTGTAGATTTGCTGTCCATCACGCAACACGTTGATGTGCATCATCGACGCGCCAATATCCACCACGGCAACGGACTGATTCGCCCCCTGCCCTGGCAGCTGACGCTGAATCAGTTCGAAGGCTGCCTGAGTAGCAAAGGATTCCACATCCATCACCAGCGCCTTTAAACCAGAAGGCTCCACAACTGCCAACCGATCTTCGACCTTTTCCTTACGAGACGCGGCAATCAGCACATCGACTTCATTGGGTACTGTCGCGGACGGGCCAATCACCTGGAAATCCAGATTCACTTCATCCAAAGCGAAGGGAATATATTGATTGGCCTCCGTCTCCACCTGCAATTCCATTTCAGCTTCTGTTTGCTCAGCCGGCATGGTAATTTTCTTGGTGATGACCGCAGCAGCAGGCAACGCCAGCGCTACATTTTTGACGCGGGTACCCATGAGACGCCAGGCGCGCTTGACCGTTTCGCTCACCGCCTCTAGATTGACGATGTTGCCGTCCTGTACAGCATCTTTTGGTAACGGCTCAATTACATAGCGCTCAAGCGTCAAGCTTTTGCCTGTCTCGGACAGCTCCACCATCTTGACGGCAGAGGTACTGATATCCACACCGATCATTGGTGGAGACTTGGGCTTGAGGAAATCGAAATTCAACTTGAATTTCCCTTTAAAAAGAAACACGTAGCCAATTTTTTATTGTCAAATTGGTTTTGATCGTAGCAGTCGCTCGTATCAGTGTAAAGGCAATTTTATGCATTTATACTAAAATCACGCCGTCCTGACGACAGGATTTGATGACAATACCACGGTACTATATCCGGAAAACCACACTTTACTTATGACCAAACGCTGGCTTCTACTCAGTTTAAGCATTATCGCCGCACTTTTCCTTGTCATTGCAAGCGCATTTGGCGTGGCGATAGCGGCCACCTATCCCCGACTGCCCTCGCTGGAGGCGATCACCGATTACCGCCCCAAGATTCCTTTGCGCATCTATACGGCTGACGGGGTGCAGATTGGCGAGTTCGGCGAAGAACGTCGTGCATTTGTACCAATCGGTCAGATCCCCCAACTCATGAAACAAGCAGTTTTATCCGCAGAGGATGAGCGTTTCTATGAACATGGCGGACTCGATTATCTCGGCATATTGCGCACGATGGTCACCAATTTGCTGGCCGGCCATATCAAGGGTGGTGCCAGTACAATTACCCAGCAGGTTGCTCGCAATTTTTATTTAAGCAATGAGCAGACTTGGTCCCGTAAATTCAAAGAGATGCTGCTTACTTTCAAAATAGAAAAGAATTTAAGTAAGGATCAAATTTTTGAACTGTATCTGAATCAAATTTATCTTGGACAGCGTGCTTACGGATTCGCATCGGCTGCGCAGGTGTATTACGGTAAAACGCTTGATCAACTGACCCCGGCTGAAGCCGCCATGCTCGCCGGCCTTCCCAAGGCACCGTCCGCCTATAATCCGGTGGTCAATCCCAAGCGCGCCCAAATTCGCCAGCGCTATGTCATTGGACGGATGCGCGAGCTCAAATTCATTTCCGAGCAACAATTTCAGGCCGCGATCAACGAGCCGATGCGACTGAAGCGTGCCAATGACACCTTTCCGGTTCATGGCGAATATGTTGCAGAAATGGTAAGACAGGTCATCGTCGAGAAATACAAGGACGCTGCCTACACACAAGGCTTCAATGTCTACACCACCTTGCTGGCCAATCATCAGAACGCAGCCTATGAAGGGGCGCGCAAGGGTGTGGTGGATTACGATCATCGTCATGGCTATCGCGGCCCGGAAGGGTTTGTCGATCTGGCCAAGGCAGGTGAAAACCGTGATGAATGGCTCGAGGAACAACTCAGCGATGTGCGTGATGCAAACGAGCTTATTCCGGCGATTGTATTAAGTGCCGATCTCAAGCAGATCAAAGCATACGTTCGCGGTACAGGTGTGGTTAGCATTGGAGGAGACGGCATGAAATTCGCCCTCCGCGCGCTAAGCGACAAGCTGGCGCCCACACAGCGTATCCGGCCAGGTGCCATTATCCGTGTTCAGCAAGCCGACGGGGGCTGGCAGGTCACGCAACTGCCACAGGTTGAGGTGGCTTTTGTCTCTGTCGACCCGCAGAATGGTGCAATTCGCGCACTGGTTGGTGGCTTCGATTTTAGCCACAACAACTTTAACCATGTCACACAGGCATGGCGACAACCGGGCTCTAGCTTCAAGCCGTTTATTTACTCAGCGGGGATTGAGCGCGGGTTTACGCCAATTACGCTGATCAATGATGCGCCGCTGATGGTTGATCCCGCCACCGTAGGTGGTCAGAAGTGGGATCCCAAGAACTCGGATGGCAAGTTCGACGGCATGATGACCATGCGCAACGCACTAACCCACTCCAAAAATCTGGTGTCTATCCGGGTTCTGCAGGCGATTACGCCCGAGTATGCACAGTCCTATGTCGGCAAGTTCGGATTTACACCCGAAAAGCATCCTGCCTACCTCACAATGGCACTGGGTGCGGGCGAGGTGACGCCGCTACAGATGGCAGAAGCCTACTCGGTTTTTGCCAATACTGGTTTCCGTGTGCGCTCCTACTTCATTGATCGCATCGAAGACTCGCGAAAGCATGTGCTGGCTCGCACCGTCCCTGAAGTGGCAGGACAAACAGCGCCGCGCACGCTTCCTGCGCGGAATGCCTACATTGTCACCAATATGATGCATGACGTGACGCGATTTGGTACTGCTGCAAGCCTCGCACGCGACATCAAGCGCGATGATCTGGCAGGCAAAACGGGCACCACCACCGATGCAAAAGATGCCTGGTTTGCGGGCTTCCAGCCTAATCTGGTTGGCATTGCGTGGATCGGCTTTGATAAGCCGCAATCCCTCGGCGGCCGGGAGTCGGGTGGGCAGGCAGCCTTGCCAATCTGGACTAACTACATGCGCAAGGTTTTGCAAAATGTGCCGGAATACGCCTATCCTCTACCGGAAGGGGTAACAGCACAGGGTGTGGAAATCAACGGGCGGAGTTACACGGAGTATTTCTATTCGGAGTTCCTGCAAACCAATCCCGAGCTGGGTCTAGATAACTCGACCAGTGGCAATACATCACAAGGCATTGATGAAAACGTAAAGAACCAGCTGTTCTGATACCTAACAGACCTACGTTGACCAGAGGTACCCATGATGATGCGCGACAAGCAGCAAAGAGGTACGCGGGAACTGATCGCAGAAGTCGCCGCAAGGCTGATGGCTCAAGGCCATATCGATGACTTTTCTCTGGCCAAACGCAAGGCTGCGCGCCAGCTGGGTCTGCCCGAGCATCAGGATTTGCCGGGCAATAGCGAAATCGAACAGGCGCTGAAGCGGTACCGTGATTTGTATGATCCGGGACATGTCGGCACCCTGACCCGGCTACGGGAACTGGCGCTGGAGGTCATGCATGTCTTTGCTCAATTTCGCCCGTATCTGGTTGGCTCCGTGCTGAGCGGCCGGGCCAATCGCCACTCGGATATCAATCTGGTGGTGTATTCCGATAACCTGAAATCCTTCGAATTGTTCTGCCTCAATCAGCGCATCGACTACCAGATGCAGGGCTATGCTGACGGCAAAAGTAGCTGGCCGGTCTTTGTCTTCGATGCTCAGGGTACTACCATTAAAGTAGCGGTTCGCCCGGAAAGAGAAGAGCG
This genomic interval carries:
- a CDS encoding type 4a pilus biogenesis protein PilO, with the protein product MSMKISLDDFKNLDAKDIGSWPMPVQLVMLLGMSLLIVVLGYFLVLDGQRDVLSQGRLQEESLKQAFLEKKQKAINLEAYKEQLNDIQLAFGALLKQLPSKAEMESLITEISQAGVGRGLQSDLFRPAQNEVKTAEFAERPIELIVVGSYHDLAAFVSDIAQLSRIVTLEDIQITPVSGGQLSLHAIAKTYRALDAEEVNAAKKKSKS
- a CDS encoding pilus assembly protein PilM, which gives rise to MIGVDISTSAVKMVELSETGKSLTLERYVIEPLPKDAVQDGNIVNLEAVSETVKRAWRLMGTRVKNVALALPAAAVITKKITMPAEQTEAEMELQVETEANQYIPFALDEVNLDFQVIGPSATVPNEVDVLIAASRKEKVEDRLAVVEPSGLKALVMDVESFATQAAFELIQRQLPGQGANQSVAVVDIGASMMHINVLRDGQQIYTREQAFGGNQLTQDIQRRFSLSSEEAEAAKRNGGLPDSYEPEVLRPFMESLALEISRALQFFFTSTQYNTVDHILLAGGCSVIQGLDEVVNNRTQISTMIANPFISMIPSSRIKHRQLLMDAPSLMIACGLALRRFDP
- a CDS encoding pilus assembly protein PilP, giving the protein MRNYLARTSIVLCCLLAACANEEFGDIKTWMSESTKDMKGKMEPLPEVKPYQPLVYNAFDLTDPFNQGKLAVARKGAGGGGALAPDLSRSREILEGYDLEKLKMVGTVMQGKTLSALIQTPDKGLFRVRVGNYIGQNFGVVVSISDADVVLKEIVEDSSGDWVERKTSLALDVSEHAK
- a CDS encoding nucleotidyltransferase domain-containing protein, which gives rise to MMMRDKQQRGTRELIAEVAARLMAQGHIDDFSLAKRKAARQLGLPEHQDLPGNSEIEQALKRYRDLYDPGHVGTLTRLRELALEVMHVFAQFRPYLVGSVLSGRANRHSDINLVVYSDNLKSFELFCLNQRIDYQMQGYADGKSSWPVFVFDAQGTTIKVAVRPEREERIAVKGGVSDIPERIRASQLEALLHTSVSSPL
- a CDS encoding penicillin-binding protein 1A — translated: MTKRWLLLSLSIIAALFLVIASAFGVAIAATYPRLPSLEAITDYRPKIPLRIYTADGVQIGEFGEERRAFVPIGQIPQLMKQAVLSAEDERFYEHGGLDYLGILRTMVTNLLAGHIKGGASTITQQVARNFYLSNEQTWSRKFKEMLLTFKIEKNLSKDQIFELYLNQIYLGQRAYGFASAAQVYYGKTLDQLTPAEAAMLAGLPKAPSAYNPVVNPKRAQIRQRYVIGRMRELKFISEQQFQAAINEPMRLKRANDTFPVHGEYVAEMVRQVIVEKYKDAAYTQGFNVYTTLLANHQNAAYEGARKGVVDYDHRHGYRGPEGFVDLAKAGENRDEWLEEQLSDVRDANELIPAIVLSADLKQIKAYVRGTGVVSIGGDGMKFALRALSDKLAPTQRIRPGAIIRVQQADGGWQVTQLPQVEVAFVSVDPQNGAIRALVGGFDFSHNNFNHVTQAWRQPGSSFKPFIYSAGIERGFTPITLINDAPLMVDPATVGGQKWDPKNSDGKFDGMMTMRNALTHSKNLVSIRVLQAITPEYAQSYVGKFGFTPEKHPAYLTMALGAGEVTPLQMAEAYSVFANTGFRVRSYFIDRIEDSRKHVLARTVPEVAGQTAPRTLPARNAYIVTNMMHDVTRFGTAASLARDIKRDDLAGKTGTTTDAKDAWFAGFQPNLVGIAWIGFDKPQSLGGRESGGQAALPIWTNYMRKVLQNVPEYAYPLPEGVTAQGVEINGRSYTEYFYSEFLQTNPELGLDNSTSGNTSQGIDENVKNQLF
- a CDS encoding PilN domain-containing protein yields the protein MIRINLLPHREQKRKARAARFAVVAFVAALTGVAIVGAGYLMLSAEIAMQDSRNAFLQEENSKLDKQIAEIETLKKERQLLLDRKKVVERLQTNRAEAVNILDQLIRQTPEGIYFKDLKQSGELITLSGYAQSGARVSTLMRSLSDSPEFQLPFPVEIRGAQLSGQRVSEFTLTIKVVREALEDSKDKKAGKKGPPQGDQK